A part of Alkalispirochaeta americana genomic DNA contains:
- the glgP gene encoding alpha-glucan family phosphorylase, whose protein sequence is MKYQEFTVSPQIPKDLKPLEEIAHDLWLSWNHDALNLFIRLDFDAWVKSGQNPVRMLGLVSQERYEALSRDDSYLAALRTVVDRFRRYKSGKDTWYRGSRKNTIAYFSMEYGLDVSLPIYSGGLGILSGDHMKSASDLGLPLVGVGLLYQQGYFQQYLNADGFQQESYPENDWYNMPVRKVTHKDGTDVTITVQFPASLVTACVWEARIGRTSLYLLDANVEQNTPEDRRITASLYGGDREMRIKQEILLGIGGIRALRALGINPAVTHMNEGHSAFLGLERIREYVHHQGMTRHEAMQALWPTNIFTTHTPVPAGNERFGIDMMHKYFHAITDGTGFSWEEFIALGRENPADTQEPFCMTVLAIRLSAYNNGVSKLHGEVSRQMWQQIWETLPREEIPIGHVTNGIHTRSFLSPEMKELLDRYFGPRFDDDPTHLEIWKRMDRISDEELWRTHEIRKNKLVSFARKRLRQQLLRRGASQVQQAFAEEVLSPYTLTISFARRFATYKRATLLFRDPERLRKLLTNPDRPVQLIFAGKAHPHDIPGKNLIKDIVHYASDPEIRSKIVFLENFDLEIAKHLVTGSDIWLNTPRRPLEASGTSGMKAAINGVQNFSVLDGWWDEGYNTELGYAIGAGEEYADEELQDEIESKLLYDLLEREIIPTYYERSLDGLPREWIRRMKESMRQLGGQFSTSRMLLEYAEKFYLPALKNYDKMKRDDFNQPREVAAYLQTLQSQWEGISVSALHDENSRSLKVGDSFSVSCSVHLGEIAPDQVDVQLYTGRVNSQGELESPEAVSMKQKDSDGPLHTYHGKVRCKLAGRQGYAIRVMPNHPDLVHPYVPGLIAWNS, encoded by the coding sequence ATGAAATACCAAGAATTTACCGTGAGCCCCCAGATCCCCAAGGATCTCAAACCCCTGGAAGAGATCGCCCACGATCTGTGGCTCAGCTGGAACCACGACGCGCTCAACCTTTTCATCAGGCTTGATTTCGACGCTTGGGTAAAAAGCGGCCAGAATCCTGTGCGGATGCTGGGGCTGGTAAGCCAGGAGCGTTACGAAGCTCTCTCCCGGGACGATTCCTACCTGGCAGCCCTGCGGACCGTGGTGGATCGCTTTCGCCGGTATAAATCCGGAAAGGATACCTGGTATCGGGGCTCCCGCAAAAACACCATCGCCTATTTTTCCATGGAGTATGGTCTTGATGTGAGCCTCCCCATCTATTCGGGAGGACTGGGAATCCTCTCGGGGGATCACATGAAGAGCGCCAGCGATCTGGGGCTTCCCCTGGTCGGGGTGGGCCTTCTCTATCAGCAAGGCTACTTTCAGCAGTACCTCAACGCCGACGGGTTCCAGCAGGAAAGCTACCCCGAGAACGACTGGTACAATATGCCTGTCCGGAAAGTGACCCACAAGGACGGCACCGATGTAACGATCACCGTTCAGTTTCCCGCATCCCTTGTCACGGCCTGCGTCTGGGAAGCCCGGATCGGCAGGACCAGCCTCTACCTCCTCGATGCCAACGTGGAGCAGAACACTCCCGAGGATCGGCGGATCACGGCATCGCTCTACGGAGGGGACCGGGAGATGCGGATCAAACAAGAAATACTCCTGGGAATCGGCGGAATCCGGGCGCTTCGAGCCCTGGGAATCAACCCTGCCGTAACCCATATGAACGAGGGCCACTCGGCTTTCCTTGGTCTTGAACGAATCCGTGAGTACGTACACCACCAGGGAATGACCCGTCACGAGGCGATGCAAGCGCTCTGGCCCACCAATATCTTTACCACCCATACTCCCGTGCCTGCCGGAAACGAGCGCTTCGGCATCGATATGATGCACAAGTACTTTCACGCCATCACCGACGGCACGGGCTTCTCCTGGGAGGAGTTTATCGCCCTGGGCAGGGAAAACCCCGCCGATACCCAGGAGCCCTTCTGCATGACCGTCCTGGCGATCCGCCTGAGCGCCTATAACAACGGGGTAAGCAAGCTCCACGGCGAGGTTTCACGCCAGATGTGGCAGCAGATCTGGGAGACTCTCCCCCGGGAAGAGATTCCCATCGGCCACGTTACCAACGGCATTCATACCCGGAGCTTTCTCAGCCCCGAGATGAAAGAGCTCCTGGACCGCTACTTCGGCCCTCGTTTCGACGATGACCCCACGCACCTGGAAATATGGAAGCGAATGGATCGAATCTCCGACGAGGAGCTCTGGCGGACCCACGAGATCAGGAAGAACAAGCTGGTCTCGTTTGCGCGAAAGCGTCTGCGGCAGCAGCTTCTGCGGCGGGGGGCCAGCCAGGTTCAGCAGGCCTTTGCCGAAGAGGTGCTCTCTCCCTATACCCTTACCATCAGCTTTGCCCGCCGCTTTGCAACCTACAAGCGGGCAACCCTGCTCTTTCGCGATCCCGAGCGGTTGCGAAAACTCCTGACCAACCCGGACCGCCCGGTGCAGCTGATCTTTGCAGGGAAAGCCCATCCCCATGATATCCCGGGGAAAAACCTGATCAAGGATATCGTCCACTATGCCAGCGATCCCGAGATCCGCAGCAAGATCGTCTTTCTGGAGAACTTTGATCTGGAGATCGCCAAACATCTGGTTACAGGCAGTGATATCTGGCTCAATACCCCCCGGCGGCCTCTGGAGGCAAGCGGAACCAGCGGCATGAAGGCGGCCATCAACGGAGTGCAGAACTTCTCGGTCCTCGACGGCTGGTGGGACGAAGGGTACAACACCGAACTGGGCTACGCCATCGGGGCGGGTGAGGAATACGCCGACGAGGAGCTCCAGGACGAGATCGAAAGCAAGCTTCTCTACGACCTGCTGGAGCGGGAAATTATTCCTACCTACTACGAGCGGAGTCTGGACGGCCTTCCCCGGGAGTGGATTCGGCGCATGAAGGAATCCATGCGGCAGCTGGGAGGCCAATTTTCCACAAGCCGGATGCTCCTGGAATATGCGGAAAAATTCTATCTCCCCGCGCTCAAAAACTACGACAAGATGAAACGCGATGATTTCAACCAGCCCCGGGAGGTTGCGGCCTATCTGCAGACCCTCCAGTCTCAATGGGAGGGAATTTCTGTCAGCGCGCTCCACGATGAAAACAGCCGGAGCCTGAAGGTTGGTGATTCGTTCTCCGTATCATGCTCGGTTCACCTGGGAGAAATTGCCCCCGACCAGGTGGATGTCCAGCTTTACACGGGTCGGGTCAACTCCCAGGGAGAGCTGGAATCGCCCGAGGCGGTCTCCATGAAACAAAAGGATTCCGATGGGCCGCTCCACACCTATCACGGGAAGGTCCGCTGCAAGCTGGCAGGACGCCAGGGCTACGCGATCAGGGTGATGCCCAACCACCCCGATCTGGTACACCCCTATGTCCCGGGACTCATCGCCTGGAACAGCTGA
- a CDS encoding DUF554 domain-containing protein has product MIATVVNVVAVILGTILGLLAGKGLGGHFRSVVFTGIGVVTILLGIQMALETQRILFLVISLVAGGLAGTALEIEDRIYRCGEMIKRRLPRHTGSDHSFAEGFLVATVLFCVGALAIIGAFQAGVEQRYALLLTKSVMDGAMAVLLTAAYGLGVGFSAIPILLYQGGLTLAAGFLAPLVTPLMLSEISGVGGAIVVMIGLNLLELRKIKTADFLPALVIVLLLVAADPWIGRFIL; this is encoded by the coding sequence ATGATAGCTACAGTTGTGAACGTTGTCGCCGTTATTCTGGGGACGATCCTGGGTCTTCTGGCGGGGAAGGGCCTGGGAGGGCATTTCCGGAGTGTTGTCTTTACCGGTATCGGTGTGGTGACGATTCTTCTGGGGATTCAGATGGCCCTGGAGACGCAGCGCATTCTCTTTCTGGTGATCTCCCTGGTTGCAGGGGGGCTGGCGGGAACGGCTCTGGAGATCGAAGACCGGATATACCGCTGTGGAGAGATGATCAAGCGGAGACTCCCCCGCCACACCGGGTCCGACCATTCCTTTGCCGAGGGGTTCCTGGTCGCCACGGTTTTGTTCTGCGTGGGAGCGCTGGCGATCATCGGGGCCTTTCAGGCAGGGGTGGAGCAACGGTACGCCCTGCTTCTGACAAAATCTGTTATGGACGGAGCCATGGCGGTACTCCTTACCGCAGCCTACGGACTGGGGGTGGGTTTCTCGGCCATTCCGATTCTGCTCTATCAGGGAGGGTTGACCCTGGCGGCGGGATTCCTTGCTCCTCTGGTGACCCCCCTGATGCTCAGTGAGATCAGTGGCGTGGGCGGTGCCATCGTGGTGATGATCGGGTTGAATCTTCTGGAGTTGAGAAAAATCAAGACAGCCGACTTCCTGCCGGCCCTCGTTATTGTGTTGCTTCTGGTGGCTGCCGACCCCTGGATCGGCAGGTTTATTCTCTAG
- a CDS encoding galactokinase has protein sequence MKMIHSLSDFLNRVTDGPRRVTELRRRYRQAYGDDPTVVVSAPGRTEIIGNHTDHNNGRVVAAAITQDTLVVAGPSQTPRESTLRLLSLGWDQEFSLDLAHPDRMSHDTERLMLGVAEGLAQRDLPAPPYWGCMESRVLPGSGLSSSAALEVALAGVHGALAGVNISPLEAALAGKYAENTHMNKPSGLMDQLASALGGMNAIDFIDPEAPRIHRMEVDFSRTNHTLVVVHTGGSHADLTDDYASIPREMKAVAKALEAETLSETSRKDLLAHLSSLRAQAGDRAVLRALHFFAEQDRVSAFADAADSRKTTELLRIINESGDSSTGLLQNITAGGAWQDQSLGLGIALTRSYLEQRQATGACRVHGGGFAGTMLAIIPDDLLPEYSHALERAFGEGAVVPLEIRPQGLMAAQLAGTEDIPE, from the coding sequence ATGAAGATGATACACAGCCTCTCTGACTTTCTGAACCGTGTAACCGACGGCCCCCGGCGCGTAACAGAACTGCGGCGCCGGTACCGCCAGGCCTACGGGGACGACCCCACGGTGGTGGTGAGCGCCCCGGGGCGAACCGAGATAATAGGAAACCATACCGACCATAACAACGGCCGCGTGGTGGCGGCAGCGATCACCCAGGACACACTGGTGGTGGCCGGGCCATCCCAGACGCCCCGGGAAAGCACCCTGCGCCTCCTCTCGCTCGGGTGGGATCAGGAGTTCTCCCTGGATCTGGCTCACCCCGACAGGATGTCCCACGATACGGAACGACTCATGCTGGGGGTGGCCGAGGGGCTGGCCCAGCGGGATCTTCCCGCGCCTCCTTACTGGGGGTGCATGGAGAGCCGGGTTCTCCCGGGAAGCGGTCTCAGTTCATCGGCAGCCCTGGAGGTCGCCCTGGCGGGGGTCCACGGCGCTCTGGCGGGAGTCAATATATCTCCCCTGGAGGCAGCCCTGGCAGGGAAGTACGCCGAGAATACCCACATGAACAAGCCCAGCGGCCTCATGGACCAGCTTGCCTCGGCCTTGGGCGGCATGAACGCCATCGACTTTATCGATCCCGAGGCACCTCGGATTCACCGGATGGAAGTTGATTTCTCCCGCACCAATCACACCCTGGTGGTGGTCCACACGGGAGGCTCCCACGCTGACCTCACCGATGATTACGCCTCGATCCCCCGGGAGATGAAAGCCGTGGCCAAGGCCCTGGAGGCAGAAACCCTCTCGGAGACCTCCCGCAAGGACCTTCTGGCACACCTTTCGTCGCTCCGGGCGCAAGCGGGAGACAGGGCCGTTCTTCGGGCGCTCCACTTTTTTGCCGAGCAGGACCGCGTTTCGGCCTTTGCCGATGCCGCTGACTCACGAAAAACCACCGAACTTCTCCGGATCATCAACGAAAGCGGAGATTCCAGCACCGGACTGTTGCAGAATATCACCGCCGGTGGAGCCTGGCAGGATCAGTCCCTGGGTCTGGGAATCGCCCTGACCCGATCCTATCTGGAACAACGCCAGGCCACCGGGGCTTGCCGCGTCCACGGCGGAGGATTTGCCGGCACCATGCTGGCAATTATCCCCGACGATCTCCTGCCCGAGTATAGCCATGCCCTGGAACGGGCCTTCGGCGAAGGGGCCGTGGTTCCTCTGGAAATCCGCCCCCAGGGACTGATGGCAGCGCAACTCGCCGGCACGGAAGATATCCCGGAATAA
- a CDS encoding ABC transporter ATP-binding protein → MATVDLKNINKVYDNGFHAVKDANIHIKDREFVVLVGPSGCGKTTTLRMVAGLEDISSGDLTIDEKRVNDTPPKDRDIAMVFQNYALYPHMTVHDNMAFGLKIRKFDKADIQARVNEAARILDIEALLDRKPKQLSGGQRQRVAVGRAIVRHPKVFLFDEPLSNLDAKLRVQMRAEISSLHTRLNATMIYVTHDQVEAMTMGDKIVVMKDGVIMQIGDPLTLYNYPTNRFVAGFIGSPAMNFLTMKVTEENGKLYGDEGNFKIELTGKVAQVSKDKVGKEIIFGIRPEDMVYAADDAPENTTISASVEVVEPLGAEIHIYVNTGSNQLVVRVPPSHMVQVGDSIKLTPNMEKVVVFDIETEEALNIDIDPFQQ, encoded by the coding sequence ATGGCAACGGTAGATTTGAAAAACATCAACAAGGTGTACGACAACGGGTTTCATGCAGTAAAAGACGCAAACATCCATATCAAGGATCGGGAGTTTGTGGTTCTGGTTGGTCCCTCGGGGTGCGGAAAGACCACAACCCTCCGTATGGTGGCAGGGCTTGAGGACATCAGCTCGGGCGATCTCACCATTGACGAGAAACGGGTCAACGACACTCCCCCAAAAGACCGGGATATCGCCATGGTTTTCCAGAACTATGCCCTCTATCCCCACATGACCGTCCACGACAACATGGCCTTTGGTCTGAAAATCCGGAAGTTCGACAAGGCAGACATTCAGGCCCGGGTCAACGAGGCTGCCCGTATCCTGGATATCGAGGCTCTTCTGGACCGCAAGCCCAAGCAACTCTCGGGAGGCCAGCGCCAGCGCGTTGCTGTGGGTCGCGCCATCGTGCGTCATCCCAAGGTGTTCCTCTTCGACGAGCCCCTCTCCAACCTGGATGCAAAGCTCCGCGTTCAGATGCGGGCAGAGATCTCCAGCCTTCACACCCGGCTCAACGCAACAATGATCTACGTTACCCACGATCAGGTTGAGGCCATGACCATGGGAGACAAGATCGTCGTGATGAAAGACGGGGTGATCATGCAGATCGGAGATCCCCTGACCCTCTACAACTATCCCACCAACCGCTTCGTTGCCGGCTTCATCGGCTCTCCCGCCATGAACTTCCTCACCATGAAAGTGACCGAGGAAAACGGCAAGCTCTACGGTGACGAGGGCAACTTCAAGATCGAACTCACCGGCAAAGTGGCCCAGGTTTCCAAGGACAAGGTCGGCAAGGAGATCATCTTCGGCATCCGTCCCGAAGACATGGTCTATGCTGCCGACGATGCCCCCGAAAACACAACCATAAGCGCTTCTGTCGAGGTGGTTGAGCCCCTGGGAGCGGAGATCCACATCTATGTGAACACCGGCAGCAACCAGCTGGTGGTGCGTGTTCCGCCCTCACATATGGTTCAGGTGGGCGATTCCATAAAGCTCACCCCCAACATGGAGAAGGTCGTGGTCTTCGATATCGAGACCGAGGAAGCTCTCAACATCGACATCGATCCTTTTCAGCAGTAA
- a CDS encoding tetratricopeptide repeat protein yields MTQLRSPSGTSLRALVCVLSLLLSLSALAGCQGAPEEIPPDLSRMEMFQRAQEAADRNQWDLALRYYREFSQRFPEDRGAIMEAEYEIAFISYKQRDYTEARQRFLAILATYEEDTSGSLPEWPRVLANRLLEIIAERTEGDQSGGTEPDGNDPEGEGNDPEGNEDDTQPL; encoded by the coding sequence ATGACACAGTTGCGTTCCCCCTCCGGAACGAGCCTCCGGGCTCTGGTTTGTGTTCTTTCGCTTCTCCTCTCTCTCTCCGCCCTTGCCGGATGCCAGGGTGCCCCCGAAGAGATACCTCCCGATCTCAGCAGGATGGAGATGTTTCAGCGGGCCCAGGAGGCCGCCGACCGAAACCAGTGGGATCTGGCGCTCCGCTACTACCGGGAGTTTTCCCAGCGGTTCCCCGAGGATCGCGGCGCCATTATGGAAGCCGAGTACGAGATTGCCTTCATTTCCTACAAGCAACGGGATTACACCGAAGCGCGGCAACGCTTCCTGGCGATCCTCGCCACCTATGAGGAAGACACCAGCGGATCCCTGCCGGAATGGCCGCGCGTACTGGCAAACCGTCTTCTGGAAATCATCGCCGAACGAACCGAGGGGGATCAATCTGGAGGGACAGAACCCGATGGAAATGACCCCGAAGGGGAAGGAAATGACCCCGAAGGGAATGAAGATGATACACAGCCTCTCTGA
- a CDS encoding SPL family radical SAM protein, which translates to MNWMNCWNYYSKTLSTILWHPDLPDVEGSALRQRVEQRIARQNLPVASRSWDEVAGSSRDSLPPEVACAETVVVRPGGPADFGPCPGTQGHRCCNYLTLNTYVGCTLGCTYCIMQSYLRNRTLEVLLPHQTQLERIRRLARERPGATVRVGTGEVGDSLLYDPLFDISRQFVEAFADIPNLRFELKTKTDYVEHLPEVPRGSSLVVGFSLNPPGVVTREEGWAATLNERLAAARCALEKGYRLAFHFDPIIYHSGWREAYGEVVKLLGEFSAAPVEWVSLGTLRYPLSLRSAIEERPYALEEFVQCRDGKMRYLQPLRAGIYRFMRDQLRQALPAAPVYLCMESSSVWRDFLRERSAPDRSASLKPIMRPLEGFERGCGITW; encoded by the coding sequence ATGAACTGGATGAATTGCTGGAACTACTATTCCAAGACCCTCTCGACGATTCTCTGGCACCCTGATCTCCCCGATGTTGAGGGATCTGCCCTGCGGCAGAGGGTGGAGCAGCGCATTGCCCGGCAGAATTTGCCTGTCGCCTCACGCTCCTGGGATGAAGTGGCCGGGAGTTCCCGGGATTCCCTGCCTCCCGAAGTGGCTTGCGCCGAGACCGTGGTGGTGCGTCCCGGAGGCCCCGCAGATTTTGGCCCCTGTCCGGGCACCCAGGGGCACCGGTGCTGCAATTATCTCACCCTGAACACCTATGTCGGCTGTACCCTGGGATGCACCTATTGCATCATGCAGAGCTATCTTCGCAACAGAACTCTCGAGGTCCTTCTGCCCCACCAGACCCAGCTTGAGCGGATTCGCCGCCTTGCCCGGGAGCGGCCAGGCGCGACGGTGCGTGTGGGGACCGGTGAGGTGGGTGACAGTCTCCTCTATGATCCCCTCTTTGACATATCCCGCCAGTTTGTAGAGGCCTTTGCAGATATTCCCAATCTCCGGTTCGAGCTGAAGACCAAGACCGATTACGTGGAGCATCTGCCCGAGGTTCCTCGGGGATCGTCCCTGGTGGTGGGGTTTTCCCTGAACCCGCCCGGCGTGGTGACTCGGGAAGAGGGGTGGGCAGCGACCCTGAACGAACGGCTCGCCGCCGCCCGGTGCGCCCTGGAGAAGGGATATCGCCTAGCGTTCCATTTTGATCCGATAATATATCATTCCGGGTGGCGCGAAGCTTACGGTGAGGTGGTGAAGCTTCTCGGAGAGTTTTCAGCGGCTCCTGTGGAGTGGGTGAGTCTGGGAACGCTCCGGTATCCCTTGTCCTTGCGCAGCGCGATAGAAGAACGGCCCTACGCTCTGGAGGAGTTCGTCCAATGCCGCGACGGAAAGATGCGCTATCTCCAGCCGTTGCGTGCCGGAATCTACCGGTTCATGCGGGATCAGCTTCGCCAGGCCCTTCCTGCAGCACCGGTGTATCTCTGTATGGAGAGCTCCTCTGTCTGGCGCGATTTTCTCCGGGAGCGGAGCGCTCCGGATCGGTCCGCCTCCCTGAAGCCGATCATGCGGCCTCTCGAGGGGTTCGAGCGGGGGTGCGGGATAACGTGGTAG
- a CDS encoding homoserine dehydrogenase, producing the protein MTTTGTVRTMRPMSARKRIRAALVGCGTVGGATARILLQDKELLLRRSGVEVELVALVDKSFDHARSLGIPEDIFRSDLDEVLADPTLDVIIELAGGVEFPRTLISRALDAGKHVVTANKALLALHGRELFAKAREKGLTIGFEASCAGGIPVIRAITDGLLANEIDAIYGILNGTSNYILSEMIHKGSSYADSLDQAQQIGLAEADPSLDVQGGDTAHKIAIMSSLAFGISPEFTDIPVSGIDNLDEQDVLAGRDLGYVVKLLAVAHRTPLGVAMWVGPAFISREHPLAWVEGPFNAVSIYGHAVGHTLFYGRGAGGDPTASAVISDILGLALGITPALFGHTGFWPDRNGETRQLPAGSEELRFYLRIMAVDKPGVLAAISTILAREQISIASLHQNEQARGQELIPVVITTHTCTRQAMNRAVQEINALDITGAGAVLLPIVDEHPEKIS; encoded by the coding sequence TTGACAACGACAGGAACAGTCCGTACCATGCGCCCCATGAGTGCCAGAAAGCGTATCCGGGCTGCCCTTGTGGGATGTGGAACTGTGGGAGGGGCAACGGCCCGCATCCTTCTTCAGGATAAGGAGCTGCTCCTGCGCCGCAGCGGCGTGGAGGTTGAGCTTGTTGCCCTGGTGGACAAATCGTTTGATCATGCCCGCAGCCTGGGGATCCCGGAAGATATCTTTCGCTCCGACCTGGACGAGGTCCTGGCCGATCCCACCCTGGATGTGATTATCGAACTGGCAGGAGGAGTGGAGTTTCCCCGAACCCTGATATCCCGCGCCCTGGATGCAGGAAAACATGTGGTCACGGCAAACAAGGCACTCCTGGCGCTCCATGGCCGGGAACTCTTTGCCAAAGCCCGGGAAAAGGGCCTTACCATCGGCTTTGAGGCCAGCTGCGCCGGGGGCATCCCCGTTATCCGGGCCATAACGGACGGGCTCCTGGCCAACGAGATCGACGCAATCTACGGAATTCTCAACGGAACAAGCAATTATATTCTCAGCGAAATGATCCACAAAGGCAGTTCCTACGCCGATTCCCTGGACCAGGCCCAGCAGATCGGCCTGGCCGAGGCAGATCCCAGCCTGGACGTCCAGGGCGGAGACACGGCTCACAAGATCGCCATCATGAGTTCCCTGGCCTTTGGAATCTCCCCGGAGTTCACCGATATACCCGTGTCGGGGATCGACAATCTCGATGAACAGGACGTGCTCGCCGGCAGGGATCTGGGGTACGTGGTGAAGCTTCTCGCCGTGGCGCACCGCACCCCCCTGGGCGTTGCCATGTGGGTGGGCCCTGCGTTCATTTCCCGGGAGCACCCCCTGGCCTGGGTGGAAGGCCCCTTTAACGCCGTGAGCATCTACGGCCACGCCGTGGGCCATACCCTCTTCTACGGCCGGGGAGCCGGAGGAGACCCCACGGCCAGCGCGGTAATCTCCGATATTCTGGGCCTTGCCCTGGGTATCACCCCTGCCCTCTTTGGCCACACCGGCTTTTGGCCCGACCGAAACGGCGAGACCCGCCAACTTCCCGCAGGAAGCGAAGAACTCAGGTTCTACCTGCGCATCATGGCCGTGGACAAACCGGGAGTGCTGGCGGCAATCAGCACCATCCTGGCCAGGGAGCAGATCAGCATTGCCAGCCTGCACCAGAACGAACAGGCCCGGGGGCAGGAGCTCATTCCGGTAGTAATCACAACCCACACCTGCACCCGGCAGGCCATGAACCGGGCCGTCCAGGAGATCAACGCCCTGGATATAACAGGTGCAGGGGCCGTTCTTCTGCCTATTGTTGACGAACATCCCGAGAAAATCAGTTGA
- a CDS encoding aminotransferase class I/II-fold pyridoxal phosphate-dependent enzyme produces MNSLAVDLNARLEGSVVMRLFSDLGKRIFFPKGIVAQSAEARTRGVRFDATVGMAYEKGEPMTLPLLRELTQPLSAREAVPYSPTAGIPDLRTTWQDLLAEKNPLLRGVKTTTPVVVPGLTAGISLTADLFVDPGDVVLIPDLFWGNYRLIFEERRQCRLREFSFFNENYRFNRRAFADGARAAAGSGKLVVLLNFPNNPAGFTPSPEDVAFIKQTLVNLAESVPVLLIADDAYFGLVYDKEAYPYSIFGEFAQAHPNLLAVKIDGASKEDFAWGFRVGFLTCGFKGITDDQAEALEKKVAGLVRGTVSNSCTPAQSVLLRLLRSETYQAQKRTARDILQARYETLHQILENQEAQQRAPMLKPLPCNSGYFMSFYCTPHNAEELRLALLDAGVGVISVGQSYLRVAFAGIDQEDLPELYETIFSVAEALGEQPGPHTNFLQESIEA; encoded by the coding sequence ATGAATAGTCTTGCTGTGGATCTCAACGCACGCCTGGAAGGGTCGGTGGTGATGCGTCTTTTTTCCGACCTGGGTAAGCGGATCTTCTTCCCCAAGGGGATCGTTGCGCAAAGTGCCGAGGCCCGCACACGGGGCGTTCGCTTCGATGCCACCGTGGGCATGGCCTACGAAAAGGGCGAGCCCATGACGCTCCCTTTGCTCAGAGAGCTGACCCAGCCCCTCTCGGCCCGGGAGGCCGTTCCCTATTCACCCACAGCAGGCATCCCCGATCTCCGCACGACCTGGCAGGATCTTCTGGCAGAGAAAAACCCTCTCCTCCGGGGGGTCAAAACAACCACCCCCGTGGTCGTTCCCGGACTCACGGCGGGCATCTCCCTCACGGCCGATCTCTTTGTGGACCCCGGCGATGTGGTGCTCATCCCCGACCTCTTCTGGGGCAACTACCGCCTTATCTTCGAAGAGCGTCGTCAGTGCCGCCTCCGGGAGTTTTCCTTTTTCAACGAGAACTACCGATTTAACAGGCGAGCCTTCGCCGACGGAGCCCGCGCCGCCGCAGGAAGCGGCAAGCTGGTGGTCCTCCTCAATTTCCCCAACAACCCCGCAGGGTTCACCCCCTCACCGGAGGACGTGGCCTTCATAAAACAAACTCTGGTGAACCTGGCAGAATCGGTACCGGTCCTGCTTATCGCCGACGATGCCTACTTCGGGCTCGTCTACGACAAAGAGGCCTACCCGTACTCAATCTTCGGAGAGTTTGCCCAGGCCCACCCCAACCTGCTGGCAGTGAAGATCGATGGCGCATCAAAAGAGGACTTCGCCTGGGGCTTCCGGGTTGGCTTTCTCACCTGCGGCTTCAAGGGAATAACCGATGACCAGGCAGAAGCGCTGGAGAAAAAAGTGGCCGGCCTGGTGCGCGGAACCGTGAGCAACTCCTGCACTCCGGCGCAGTCCGTGCTTCTGCGCCTCCTCAGAAGCGAAACCTACCAGGCCCAAAAACGGACTGCCCGGGATATCCTTCAAGCCCGCTACGAAACACTTCACCAGATTCTGGAAAACCAGGAAGCGCAGCAGCGAGCCCCCATGCTCAAGCCCCTGCCGTGCAACTCCGGCTATTTCATGAGTTTCTACTGCACCCCTCATAATGCCGAAGAGCTCCGTCTGGCCCTCCTTGATGCGGGCGTGGGCGTAATATCGGTGGGTCAAAGCTACCTTCGTGTAGCCTTTGCAGGCATCGACCAGGAAGATCTGCCGGAACTCTACGAGACGATCTTTTCCGTGGCGGAAGCGCTGGGAGAACAGCCAGGCCCGCACACAAACTTCCTGCAGGAATCCATCGAGGCATGA